The genomic region AATGGCAAGCGCAAGACTCTATGTAGGAAATTTAAAGTATTCTACGACGAATGAACAATTACAGGAATTATTTTCTGTATATGGTGAAGTAAAACAAGTCAACATTATTGAAGGAAAAGGTTTTGGTTTTGTTGAAATGTCAAACCCGGATGAAGCTGAAAAAGCAAAAACTGCGTTAAACGGGACTGATTTCTTAGGCCGCACAATAAAAATTGATGAAGCTCATCCACCTAAAGAAAGACAACCAAGAAGGGATTTCAGAAGATAATACTGAAAATCCTCATTTGAATAAACGGTAATTTGATATAAAAAAAAGGGAAACCTGTTTTTGAGGTTTCCCTTTTTTATTATGATGCCAATTTTTGCTTGACAAAAGGTATTTTATCCATTATAATATTACCAAAACGGTAGGAATAGTGATATTATGAAGCTTTCAACTAAAGGACAGTATGGTGCCAGGGCAATGCTTGAATTAGCTATTCATTATGAAAACGGCCCAATACTTCTAAGGGACATCGCTAAAAAACAGGGTTTATCCGAGAGATATCTTGAACGTATAATGACTGTTTTAATTTCTGCCGGGCTTGTCCGGAGTTTAAGAGGAAAGTGCGGCGGTTTTATTTTGACAAAACCATTGGAAGAGATTAAATTAAGCCAGATTGTCCAGGCGACTGAAGGGTCGCTTAGCCCTGTCGTTTGCCTTGATGACCCGGCATCATGTAAAAGGATTAAATTTTGTGTTACTTATGATATCTGGGGAAAATTAAAAAAAGAGATGATGAAGGTACTGGACTCTATAACATTGGCGGATATGGTTCAAATGCAAAAGAAAAAAGTCAAAGAAACAGAAGAAAAAATGTATTATATTTAAATAGTGCTGAAGGCTGAA from bacterium harbors:
- a CDS encoding RNA-binding protein, whose translation is MASARLYVGNLKYSTTNEQLQELFSVYGEVKQVNIIEGKGFGFVEMSNPDEAEKAKTALNGTDFLGRTIKIDEAHPPKERQPRRDFRR
- a CDS encoding Rrf2 family transcriptional regulator, whose product is MKLSTKGQYGARAMLELAIHYENGPILLRDIAKKQGLSERYLERIMTVLISAGLVRSLRGKCGGFILTKPLEEIKLSQIVQATEGSLSPVVCLDDPASCKRIKFCVTYDIWGKLKKEMMKVLDSITLADMVQMQKKKVKETEEKMYYI